A part of Arachis hypogaea cultivar Tifrunner chromosome 12, arahy.Tifrunner.gnm2.J5K5, whole genome shotgun sequence genomic DNA contains:
- the LOC112729257 gene encoding basic blue protein, producing the protein MAPGIGSARMAKVLLLCMLVLHSDMAYAATYRVGDAAGWTFHVTNWPNGKQFMSGDILVFNYAVGAHNVVVVNRAGYQTCSTPPGSTVYVSGNDRITLTKGLNYFICNFPGHCEGGMKIAVNAI; encoded by the exons ATGGCCCCGGGAATAGGCAGTGCAAGAATGGCTAAAGTGCTATTACTGTGTATGTTGGTGCTTCACTCTGATATGGCTTATGCAGCTACCTATAGAGTTGGAGATGCAGCTGGTTGGACTTTTCATGTTACCAACTGGCCTAACGGAAAGCAATTTATGTCTGGCGATATACTCG TATTCAACTATGCTGTTGGAGCACATAACGTGGTAGTAGTGAACAGAGCCGGTTATCAGACATGCAGTACTCCGCCAGGAAGCACGGTGTATGTGTCAGGGAACGATCGAATCACGCTCACCAAAGGATTGAACTACTTCATTTGTAATTTTCCTGGCCACTGTGAGGGAGGGATGAAAATTGCAGTCAATGCTATATGA